The following nucleotide sequence is from Tolumonas lignilytica.
TTTGGTCGCTTCTACTTTGATGAACGGGGCATTGGCCAGTTTAGCCAAGCGGCGTGCTATCTCGGTTTTACCCACACCAGTGGGGCCAATCATCAGGATGTTTTTAGGTGCCACTTCCTGACGCAGGTCGTCAGACAGTTGCATACGACGCCAGCGGTTACGCAGGGCAATGGCCACGGCACGTTTCGCTTCAGCCTGACCAATGATATGACGATCAAGCTCGTGAACAATTTCTCTCGGAGTCATTTCAGACATCTGGGTATCCTTGGTCTGCAATTAATTAGATAGGGGTGACAGTGGGGTAGTCCAGCACTTCGATCGTCTGGAAACTGTTGGTAAAGACGCAGATGTCACCCGCGATAGTCAGTGCTTTTTTGACGATATCTTCCGCAGAAAGCTCGGTATTTTCCAGCAAAGCGCGTGCGGCTGATTGGGCAAAGGCACCGCCGGAGCCGATGGCGATCAAATCGTGTTCCGGCTGCACCACATCGCCGTTACCGGTAATGATAAACGAGCGTTGTGCATCGGCGACCGCCAGCAAGGCTTCGAGTCGACGCAAGGCACGATCGGTACGCCATTCTTTGGCCAGCGCGACAGCGGCGCGTTCGAGATTACCCTGATGTGCCTGTAATTTGGCTTCAAACCGTTCAAGCAGTGTAAAGGCGTCAGCGGTGCCACCGGCAAATCCGGCCAATACTTTACCGTTGTAGAGACGGTGCACTTTACGGGCGTTGCCTTTCATGACGGTGTTGCCAAGAGAAACCTGACCATCGCCACCAATCACTACTTGGCCATTGCGTCGAACAGAAACGATTGTAGTCACATAAACCTCGATTACGGGTAGTCGGCGATGCCGACGAAGATTCATGAGACAGGAGATAGGGGCAGTCAGCCCCTATTTCAAGGTGTATCCGGGTGGAATTGTGAGGAATACAGCGATTGTGCGCAGAATTTCCTTACTGAGCGTAAACGGTACAGTTCTGGATGGTACCTGCACTTTTCAGACGTGAAAGCGCTTGTTCTGCCACCGCACGGCTGTTATAGGGGCCAAGTACGACACGATGCCAGGCGCCACCATCACGGACTTGAGCATTTTGTCCCTGAACGGCCAGCCGTGAACGTAAGGAGTTCGCCTGATCGGCCGTGTGGAACGCACCGCATTGCATCCAGTAATGTTTATTATCGGTTGTAGCGGATGCAGTGACGGTGGCTGTTTTGCTGGCGTGGTTTTCCTTGTTGCTGTGGTCTGACGAATAGGGTTGCGGCTTGCCAAACATGGCCAGCGCTTCATCCCGTTCCTGCGTTGCACTTTTCGTCAGCGGTTTTGCCGGTTTATTGGTGGTCTTAGTTGATTCATTGGCTATCACCTCTGCAAAGGAGCGAGGTTTGCGTGGATTGGTTGCCTGCGTCTGATTTTCAGCCTCGTGTGCCGTTGATTCGCTGGATTTAGTATTTTTACTGACCTGCGTATTGATCAAGGGCGTTGGTTTGGCAGCCATGCTGGTTTGATCAGGCGCGGGCTGTCCATTTTGTTGTTCCGCCAGTAATTTTGCTCGCTCTTGCTGTGCACGCAATGTTTCCTGCATTTTTTGCTGATGTGCCAACAATTGTGGATCCTGACT
It contains:
- the hslV gene encoding ATP-dependent protease subunit HslV — protein: MTTIVSVRRNGQVVIGGDGQVSLGNTVMKGNARKVHRLYNGKVLAGFAGGTADAFTLLERFEAKLQAHQGNLERAAVALAKEWRTDRALRRLEALLAVADAQRSFIITGNGDVVQPEHDLIAIGSGGAFAQSAARALLENTELSAEDIVKKALTIAGDICVFTNSFQTIEVLDYPTVTPI
- a CDS encoding SPOR domain-containing protein, which encodes MTRDYVRSARPVKRKPANSGARVSRNSTTSAAPFPLVRALLALALVIGFGIFLYHISGSSGKTETATPEQAKAPAPIPIEQQRPAKEQFDYMQILQNKEVPVTLPDGETIADPSQDPQLLAHQQKMQETLRAQQERAKLLAEQQNGQPAPDQTSMAAKPTPLINTQVSKNTKSSESTAHEAENQTQATNPRKPRSFAEVIANESTKTTNKPAKPLTKSATQERDEALAMFGKPQPYSSDHSNKENHASKTATVTASATTDNKHYWMQCGAFHTADQANSLRSRLAVQGQNAQVRDGGAWHRVVLGPYNSRAVAEQALSRLKSAGTIQNCTVYAQ